Proteins from one Rosa chinensis cultivar Old Blush chromosome 7, RchiOBHm-V2, whole genome shotgun sequence genomic window:
- the LOC112177688 gene encoding uncharacterized protein LOC112177688, producing the protein MNVLAWNCRGIGNDSAVQALKQLITQHRPSFIFLSETKVSDPDYMRTLRLELGYLNCEAVFSRGQSGGLALFWSDGIDVRFQSKSHHHIDVEVWERDGSGIAWRLSGFYGHPTTSERHRTWTLLRELSTQSALPWIVVGDFNEVLHVAEKAGGCVRREGQMQQFRDALAFCDLFDLGFSGSAFTWSRAGIRCRLDRAVGTASWTDIFPAAQVSNLKPIHGDHVPILLGVYPSPLATVQRRRKRFRFESFWVRHEACAEVVKSGWVCEPRNQPMSQVSRKIMHTRFALNDW; encoded by the coding sequence ATGAATGTTCTAGCCTGGAATTGTCGTGGAATCGGCAACGACTCCGCGGTGCAAGCTTTGAAGCAATTGATCACCCAACATCGTCCATCTTTTATCTTTTTGAGCGAGACAAAGGTCTCTGATCCGGATTACATGAGAACGCTGAGACTGGAGCTAGGTTATCTCAACTGTGAAGCTGTTTTTAGCCGGGGCCAGTCCGGTGGTCTGGCATTGTTTTGGAGTGATGGAATTGATGTTAGGTTTCAGTCAAAGTCACATCATCACATTGATGTTGAAGTCTGGGAAAGAGATGGTTCTGGGATTGCTTGGAGACTATCGGGTTTCTATGGACACCCGACAACCAGTGAGCGTCACCGGACCTGGACGCTCCTTCGTGAGCTCTCTACGCAGTCTGCGCTTCCATGGATTGTGGTGGGTGATTTTAATGAAGTTCTGCATGTGGCAGAGAAAGCTGGGGGCTGTGTACGTCGTGAAGGACAGATGCAACAGTTTCGTGATGCTCTTGCCTTCTGCGACTTATTTGATCTGGGTTTCTCAGGCTCGGCTTTTACCTGGAGTAGGGCTGGCATTAGATGCCGGCTAGATAGGGCAGTGGGGACGGCATCCTGGACGGATATATTCCCAGCTGCTCAGGTTTCTAATCTAAAACCTATTCATGGTGATCATGTTCCCATCCTCTTGGGGGTGTACCCGTCTCCCCTAGCCACTGTTCAACGTCGGCGTAAACGCTTCCGTTTTGAGAGCTTCTGGGTAAGGCATGAAGCTTGTGCAGAGGTAGTGAAATCTGGTTGGGTGTGTGAGCCACGGAACCAACCTATGTCCCAAGTTTCTCGGAAGATTATGCATACGCGTTTCGCCCTTAATGATTGGTAG
- the LOC112177689 gene encoding uncharacterized protein LOC112177689, with protein MERERDRASSSINCPPLFDGEDYSQWKIMMRAFLYSQDKNMWNVVESGWEHPTKSEESKKVEGSFARILKPRKEWTEEEVRNRNCDFKARNSLFTALSKKERMRISHCDTAKEAWDLLQVTYEGNKKVRGQKLQRLVLEFENMTMEEDESVDDFHARLLNVTSQCRSLDDPFEEHRIVKKFLGALPSKFQAKQIAIEEAQDLDTYTLDELVGNLKTFEMRLKPEKKGKSKSQDWNKEHEELINKIKEELLRVKESFNKFSIGSEKVSKMMGIGKAYGNKEGLGYNGESCKPLIFVKSVESESSSSNSQSSSDKPSGSKLVERTEPHRVIHSHQKNLSVSSDKHTNLRQPRYVPNPKNFILTCHYCGKLGHIRPRCNMLRRVTQNQRRTLRFNSPASLQAELKEGLNLIAMIAKLASIPVDLETKTKQTWVKKGPKCFSTKIDNFDISSECIDATCLLSSYSSNNEFEHVEATCLVALTALADKKSDVWYVDNGCSRHMTGEKSWFVSFSSEFTSGSVTFGDGKKATVTGKGTVNTPGIPNLQNVLFVEGLHANLISVSQLADDYEDVNFNKTRCIVTDNNGKNIMGGLRSKDNCYHVHANKSVEVQTCLKAKTSDDVLELWHRRLGHVNFQDLLKLSHKESVRGMPSLSGKPDKMCDGCKAERRVILLKACDTFESLKGLCKRITNEKHSTNLCIVRVRTDNGTEFKNALFANFFLEHGIAHEFSAPITPQQNGVVERKNRVLLDMGRVMLHSAGLTPKLWAEAISTACYTANRAFLRPGTNKTPYELWKGKKPNVSHLRVFGSPCYIYRDREYLGKFDARSDKGIFLGYSLDSRAYRVYNK; from the exons ATGGAACGTGAACGTGACAGGGCCTCCAGTTCTATAAATTGCCCGcctttgtttgatggtgaagactATTCACAATGGAAGATTATGATGAGGGCTTTTCTCTACTCTCAAGATAAAAACATGTGGAATGTTGTTGAAAGtggatgggaacacccaaccaagTCGGAGGAGTCAAAGAAAGTGGAAGGGTCATTTGCAAGAATTCTTAAACCTAGAAAGGAATGGACAGAAGAGGAAGTTCGTAACAGAAATTGTGATTTTAAGGCTAGAAATTCACTATTCACAGCCTTGTCCAAAAAGGAGAGAATGAGAATTAGCCATTGTGACACAGCCAAAGAAGCTTGGGATTTGCTTCAAGTCACGTATGAAGGAAACAAGAAGGTTAGAGGTCAGAAGCTTCAAAGACTTGTATTAGAATTTGAAAACATGACCATGGAGGAAGATGAATCGGTTGATGACTTTCATGCTCGACTTCTCAATGTTACTAGCCAATGCCGCAGCCTTGATGATCCATTTGAGGAGCACCGAATTGTCAAGAAGTTTCTCGGGGCTCTTCCCTCAAAATTCCAAGCCAAGCAGATTGCCATTGAGGAAGCTCAAGACCTTGACACTTACACTTTAGATGAATTGGTAGGAAATCTCAAAACTTTTGAGATGCGACTCAAGCCTGAAAAGAAG GGAAAGTCCAAGTCTCAAGACTGGAACAAGGAGCATGAGGAGCTTATTAACAAAATAAAG GAAGAATTATTGAGGGTCAAGGAGAGCTTTAACAAATTCTCTATAGGGTCTGAAAAGGTCTCTAAGATGATGGGAATTGGCAAAGCCTATGGTAATAAGGAAGGATTAGGATATAATGGTGAGTCGTGCAAACCTTTGATTTTTGTAAAAAGTGTGGAAAGTGAGAGCTCATCAAGCAATTCACAAAGCTCTAGTGACAAACCATCTGGCTCCAAGTTGGTAGAACGAACAGAACCTCATAGAGTCATTCATTCACATCAGAAAAATCTTTCGGTAAGTTCTGACAAGCACACAAATTTGCGTCAGCCTAGGTATGTTCCCAACCCCAAAAATTTCATTCTTACTtgtcattattgtggaaaattaggacaTATACGTCCTAGGTGCAACATGCTTCGTAGGGTCACTCAAAATCAGAGAAGAACATTGAGATTTAATTCACCTGCCTCGCTGCAAGCTGAGTTGAAAGAAGGTCTGAACCTGATAGCCATGATTGCAAAGCTGGCTTCAATCCCCGTGGATCTGGaaacgaaaacaaaacagaCTTGGGTTAAGAAAGGACCCAAATGCTTCTCAACTAAGATTGATAATTTTGACATATCTTCTGAATGTATTGATGCAACGTGTTTGCTCTCATCTTACAGTTCCAACAATGAGTTTGAACATGTGGAAGCCACTTGTCTTGTGGCCTTGACTGCACTTGCAGATAAGAAAAGTGATGTTTGGTACGTTGATAACGGTTGCTCAAGACACATGACCGGTGAAAAGAGTTGGTTTGTGTCCTTTTCCAGTGAGTTTACAAGTGGATCAGTCACTTTTGGAGATGGAAAAAAGGCAACGGTAACGGGTAAGGGAACTGTAAATACTCCAGGTATTCCTAATCTCCAAAATGTCTTGTTTGTTGAAGGACTTCATGCAAATCTCATAAGTGTTAGTCAATTAGCTGATGATTATGAGGATGTAAATTTCAATAAAACAAGATGTATTGTTACTGATAATAATGGCAAAAATATTATGGGTGGTTTGCGCTCTAAAGATAACTGTTATCATGTACATGCTAATAAATCTGTTGAAGTACAGACATGTTTGAAAGCCAAGACATCAGATGATGTTCTTGAACTCTGGCATAGGCGTCTGGGGCATGTAAATTTTCAAGACTTGCTGAAACTTTCACACAAGGAAAGTGTAAGAGGTATGCCTTCTCTGAGTGGCAAGCCAGACAAGATGTGTGATGGTTGCAAGGCAG AGAGAAGAGTGATACTTTTGAAAGCTTGTGATACTTTTGAAAGCTTGAAGGGATTGTGCAAAAgaataacaaatgaaaaacatTCTACAAACTTGTGCATTGTTAGAGTTAGGACTGACAATGGAACTGAATTTAAGAATGCTTTGTTTGCTAATTTTTTCCTTGAGCATGGAATTGCGCATGAGTTTTCAGCTCCAATTaccccacaacagaatggtgtagTTGAAAGAAAGAACAGGGTATTGCTAGATATGGGAAGAGTGATGCTACATTCAGCTGGACTTACTCCAAAGCTTTGGGCCGAAGCAATTAGCACTGCTTGCTATACTGCAAACCGTGCATTCTTGAGACCAGGTACTAACAAAACTCCATATGAGCTatggaaaggtaagaaacccAATGTAAGTCATCTTCGTGTTTTTGGCTCTCCTTGCTATATTTATAGAGATAGAGAATATCTTGGAAAATTTGATGCTAGGAGCGATAAAGGCATATTTCTTGGTTATTCTTTAGATAGTAGAGCTTACAGGGTGTACAACAAGTGA